One Prolixibacteraceae bacterium DNA segment encodes these proteins:
- a CDS encoding phosphatase PAP2 family protein: MYCLSQCKNMCIWALLFCLFISQNIAQATDKKKEYPSVFNWKAVQTNSMDSIPYPTEKLYPKYFDNRIVIPVSMMAMGGLLWNQRGDVKEMRDNYMLGYKFHIDDYMQYAPGAIVYGLNALGIEGHHTVKRATVSLGASVIIMGVAVNALKYTVKEPRPDGSASNSFPSGHTAMAFTMATFLHKEYGLYRSPIYSMVGYALAGATGIYRVLNNKHWISDVMFGAGIGILSTEAGYALTQCMMGDKGTRSLENRKQKRYHSAKPHFTRIYIGRTMPLGLLNNEESPEIYATHGVEYGMKAGYFLNTHWGIGGEMNATSFWMQTRRDLLNAKPELMGSASVYIGPAYSTMVGKYCRFDADLLGGYWVGAKNKITSLDPEDTIDGVPLTITWKPSSSFGFSTSASFHRMIGSNFGLGVYGRYAMSRPAFKMESNQPQEEEFSEDLFNWQQWSVGLSLTGYLW, encoded by the coding sequence ATGTATTGTTTGTCTCAGTGTAAGAATATGTGTATATGGGCTTTACTATTTTGTCTTTTTATTAGTCAAAATATAGCTCAAGCCACAGATAAGAAAAAAGAGTATCCTTCTGTTTTTAATTGGAAGGCAGTCCAAACTAACTCTATGGATAGCATTCCTTATCCAACAGAGAAGTTATATCCAAAATATTTTGATAACCGAATTGTAATTCCTGTATCCATGATGGCTATGGGGGGGCTTTTGTGGAATCAACGAGGAGATGTAAAAGAGATGCGTGACAACTATATGCTTGGATACAAGTTTCATATAGATGATTACATGCAATATGCTCCGGGTGCTATTGTTTATGGTTTAAATGCTTTAGGCATTGAGGGGCACCATACGGTAAAGAGGGCCACAGTCTCTTTGGGGGCTAGTGTTATTATTATGGGTGTTGCTGTTAATGCTCTTAAATACACAGTCAAAGAACCTCGACCAGATGGCTCTGCTAGTAATTCGTTTCCTTCAGGACATACTGCGATGGCCTTTACGATGGCTACTTTCCTTCATAAAGAGTATGGTCTATATAGAAGTCCTATCTATAGTATGGTTGGTTATGCGCTAGCAGGTGCTACTGGAATCTATCGCGTGCTGAACAACAAGCATTGGATCTCAGATGTGATGTTTGGTGCAGGAATCGGTATTCTAAGTACGGAGGCGGGATATGCTTTAACCCAATGTATGATGGGTGATAAGGGAACTAGATCTCTTGAGAACCGAAAGCAAAAACGATATCATTCGGCGAAACCTCACTTTACGAGGATCTATATTGGCCGTACGATGCCTTTAGGACTCTTAAATAACGAGGAGAGTCCTGAGATATATGCAACACATGGTGTGGAGTATGGGATGAAGGCCGGATATTTTCTCAATACCCATTGGGGTATCGGAGGAGAAATGAATGCTACTTCGTTTTGGATGCAAACACGACGAGATCTTCTTAATGCAAAGCCTGAGCTTATGGGTAGTGCTTCCGTATATATAGGTCCTGCTTATAGTACGATGGTTGGAAAATATTGTAGGTTTGATGCGGACCTCCTTGGAGGATATTGGGTTGGTGCCAAAAACAAGATAACCTCTTTAGATCCTGAAGATACTATTGATGGGGTTCCTTTGACCATCACATGGAAGCCAAGCTCCTCTTTTGGATTTAGTACGTCTGCATCTTTTCATCGTATGATTGGATCAAATTTCGGTTTAGGTGTCTATGGTAGATATGCGATGTCTCGACCGGCTTTTAAGATGGAATCGAATCAGCCGCAAGAGGAAGAATTTTCTGAAGACCTATTTAATTGGCAACAATGGAGTGTTGGACTTTCATTGACAGGATATCTGTGGTAG
- the htpG gene encoding molecular chaperone HtpG, whose protein sequence is MMQGKIGVTSENLFPIIKKFLYSDHDIFLREIVSNAVDATQKLKTLGSVGQYKGNTENLQVTVSIDKEAQTLTVSDNGIGLTSEEMDKYLNQIAFSGATEFLDKYKDDANAIIGHFGLGFYSSFMVSSKVEVVSLSHKEGSTPVKWSCSGSPEYAIEDAIREEVGTDVIMHINEESKEFLEEARIQTLLDKYCKFLPVQIAFGEKTEWKEGKEVATGETNVINDTNPAWTKKPADLKEEDYSKFYRQLYPMGDDPMFHIHLNVDYPFNLTGVLYFPRLKNNVEIQKNKIQLYCNQVFVTDHVEGIVPEFLTLLHGVIDSPDIPLNVSRSYLQSDSNVKKISSHITKKVADRLHEIFKNEREDFEAKWDDLKIFIEYGMLSEEKFYERAMKFFLLKNTDGKAFTWEEYENLIKENQTDKENKMVYLYATDKTEQYSFIEAAKAKGYDVLLMDDMLATPMLNQLEQKFPEKRFVRVDSNVADRLIEKENENKEELSADQKMVLSPIFEAVTPSEQGNFMIDFEDLGESAQPMVITQNEFMRRMKDMSAMQPGMNMYGDMPDSYNLVVNIAHPLVKQVFEQKDTTLGSDLDHFASDIQSKKTEIESLNKLKEGKKEEEVPQEEKDKMTALNGELSTLESSRREKLQSFGKDSDLAKQMVDLALLANNMLKGKALNDFVQRSVDLIK, encoded by the coding sequence ATTATGCAAGGAAAAATAGGTGTTACTAGTGAAAATTTATTTCCGATTATTAAAAAGTTCTTATACTCGGATCACGATATCTTTTTAAGAGAGATTGTTTCTAATGCGGTAGATGCAACTCAAAAGTTAAAGACTTTAGGTTCTGTAGGTCAATACAAGGGTAATACAGAAAATCTTCAGGTGACTGTTTCTATCGATAAAGAAGCGCAAACATTAACTGTTTCTGATAACGGTATTGGTTTGACTTCGGAAGAGATGGACAAGTATTTGAATCAAATTGCTTTCTCTGGCGCGACAGAATTCTTAGATAAATATAAAGACGATGCCAATGCTATTATTGGACATTTTGGTTTAGGTTTCTACTCGTCTTTCATGGTATCTTCGAAAGTGGAAGTGGTATCTTTGTCTCACAAAGAGGGGTCTACTCCTGTTAAGTGGAGTTGTTCTGGTTCTCCCGAATACGCTATTGAGGATGCAATTCGTGAAGAGGTTGGAACGGATGTAATCATGCACATCAATGAAGAGTCGAAAGAGTTCTTAGAAGAGGCTCGTATTCAGACTCTACTAGATAAATATTGTAAATTTCTTCCTGTGCAGATCGCTTTTGGTGAGAAGACAGAGTGGAAAGAAGGAAAAGAGGTTGCTACTGGTGAGACTAATGTTATCAACGATACCAATCCTGCTTGGACCAAGAAACCTGCGGATCTAAAAGAGGAGGACTATAGTAAATTCTATCGTCAACTTTATCCGATGGGGGATGATCCAATGTTCCATATTCACTTAAATGTGGATTATCCTTTCAATCTTACTGGAGTTCTTTACTTCCCTCGATTGAAAAATAATGTGGAGATTCAGAAGAATAAGATTCAGCTTTATTGTAATCAAGTGTTTGTTACAGACCATGTAGAAGGTATTGTTCCTGAATTCTTGACTCTGCTTCATGGTGTGATCGACTCTCCAGACATTCCTTTGAATGTATCTCGTTCTTACCTACAGAGTGATTCTAACGTGAAGAAGATCTCAAGTCATATCACTAAAAAGGTTGCTGATCGTCTTCATGAGATCTTTAAAAACGAAAGAGAAGATTTCGAAGCGAAATGGGATGATCTGAAGATCTTTATTGAGTATGGTATGTTAAGTGAGGAGAAGTTCTACGAAAGAGCAATGAAGTTCTTCCTTCTAAAGAATACCGATGGCAAAGCTTTCACTTGGGAAGAGTATGAGAATCTTATCAAAGAGAATCAGACTGACAAGGAGAATAAAATGGTATATCTGTATGCTACAGATAAAACTGAACAGTACTCTTTTATTGAGGCTGCTAAAGCCAAAGGATATGACGTATTGTTAATGGACGATATGTTGGCTACTCCGATGTTGAACCAACTAGAGCAAAAGTTCCCAGAGAAACGTTTTGTTCGTGTCGATTCAAATGTTGCGGATAGACTTATTGAGAAAGAAAACGAGAATAAAGAAGAACTTTCTGCTGACCAGAAAATGGTTCTTAGCCCAATTTTCGAGGCTGTGACTCCTTCTGAGCAAGGCAACTTTATGATCGACTTTGAAGACCTTGGAGAGTCTGCTCAACCAATGGTGATCACTCAGAATGAGTTTATGCGTCGTATGAAAGACATGTCTGCAATGCAACCAGGAATGAATATGTACGGAGATATGCCAGATAGCTATAATCTTGTTGTGAATATTGCTCACCCATTAGTAAAGCAAGTATTTGAGCAAAAAGATACAACCTTAGGTTCTGATTTAGATCATTTTGCTTCGGATATCCAATCTAAGAAAACGGAGATCGAGAGCCTCAATAAGCTGAAAGAGGGTAAAAAAGAGGAGGAAGTGCCACAAGAGGAGAAAGATAAGATGACTGCTCTAAATGGAGAACTTTCAACGCTTGAATCTTCTCGTCGTGAGAAGCTTCAGTCTTTTGGTAAAGATTCTGACTTAGCAAAACAGATGGTCGATTTAGCCCTATTGGCAAACAATATGTTGAAGGGTAAAGCATTGAATGATTTCGTACAAAGAAGCGTGGATTTGATTAAATAA
- a CDS encoding endonuclease/exonuclease/phosphatase family protein: MKRGVLFNLLVSLAIVLISTSAQAKIIKTNSRVMTYNLRYDNPHDGDQSWSHRKAGVISLIKFHGPEILSIQEGLHHQVQDLKEGLEHYDYVGVGRDNGDEKGEYAAIFYDSEKYSKVESGNFWLSPTPNKASIGWDAACIRICTWVKLRDKVTRQLLFVFNTHFDHVGKEAQRNSAKLIVEKIDKLTEGRETPFVLTGDFNLTPDDKSIIYLSKEFNDSKQVTRRKPYGPDGTFNSFDFNHKLDQRIDYIFTSSEVTVERYAVLSDSKNRHYYSDHLPVLVDIRY, encoded by the coding sequence ATGAAAAGAGGAGTTCTATTTAATCTATTGGTCTCTTTGGCAATCGTTTTGATAAGCACGTCTGCCCAAGCAAAGATAATTAAAACCAATAGTCGAGTGATGACTTATAATCTCCGTTACGACAATCCTCATGATGGAGACCAGTCATGGAGTCATCGAAAAGCGGGTGTCATATCTCTTATTAAATTTCATGGCCCTGAAATACTTTCCATTCAAGAAGGTTTACACCACCAAGTACAGGACCTAAAAGAGGGGCTTGAACACTACGATTATGTGGGGGTTGGTCGCGATAATGGAGACGAAAAGGGGGAGTATGCTGCCATTTTTTATGATTCAGAAAAGTATAGTAAGGTGGAGTCAGGTAACTTTTGGTTGTCTCCTACACCAAATAAAGCTTCCATTGGTTGGGATGCTGCTTGTATTCGTATTTGCACTTGGGTGAAACTAAGAGACAAGGTGACTAGACAACTTCTTTTTGTCTTTAATACCCACTTTGACCATGTAGGCAAAGAGGCACAGCGAAATTCGGCAAAACTTATTGTTGAGAAGATCGATAAATTAACCGAAGGAAGAGAGACACCGTTTGTATTGACAGGGGACTTTAATCTAACTCCAGATGATAAGTCAATTATTTATCTGTCTAAAGAGTTCAACGATTCAAAACAGGTAACACGTCGCAAACCTTATGGTCCTGATGGAACATTTAATAGTTTCGATTTTAACCATAAGTTAGACCAACGCATTGACTATATCTTCACTTCTTCTGAGGTGACTGTGGAGCGTTATGCAGTACTTTCAGATTCAAAGAATAGACATTACTATTCGGATCACCTTCCAGTATTGGTAGATATTCGTTATTAA